A window of the Gossypium hirsutum isolate 1008001.06 chromosome A03, Gossypium_hirsutum_v2.1, whole genome shotgun sequence genome harbors these coding sequences:
- the LOC107886589 gene encoding probable nucleoredoxin 1 has translation MADAANNVVETINGDCHDFKSLLSSSDRDFLVRNNGDQVKIDSLKGKKLGLYFSASWCGPCRRFTPNLIEVYTELSTKGDFEVIFVSADEDEESFNGYFSKMPWLAIPFSDSEARKRLDEPFSVMGIPHLVLLDENGKVLTEEGVEIIREYGEEGYPFTPEKIQELKDLEEKAKKEQSIKTILVSRSRDFVVTSDGSKVPVSELEGKTVGIYFSASSIKPSADFTQKLAEVYSKLKENGEKFEVVMISLDDDEESFRQSFGAPWLALPLKDKSCEKLARYFELLTLPTVVIIGPDGKTLHPNAADAIDEHGIVAYPFTPEKFAELKEIEKASEAAQTLESVLVSGGLDFVLGKDGAKVKVADLVGKTILLYFSAHWCPPCRAFTPSLVEVYKKIKEKDDAFEVIFISSDRDQASFDEYYSGMPWLALPFNDARKSSLSRKFKVQGIPMLIALGPTGKTITKEARSLVMGHGADAYPFTEERLKEIEAQIEEMAKGWPEKLKDERHEEHELVLTRRSNYVCDACKENGQVWSFYCEECDFDLHPKCALEKETKADAKEGWVCDGEVCTRAS, from the exons ATGGCAGATGCAGCAAACAACGTTGTCGAGACGATCAACGGTGATTGTCACGATTTTAAGTCTCTTCTCTCTTCTTCAGACAGGGATTTCCTCGTACGCAACAACGGTGATCAG GTTAAAATCGATAGCTTGAAGGGGAAGAAACTTGGATTGTATTTCTCAGCATCTTGGTGCGGTCCATGCCGTAGATTCACCCCAAATTTAATCGAGGTGTACACCGAGCTCTCAACGAAAGGCGATTTCGAGGTCATTTTTGTCTCGGCAGATGAAGATGAAGAGTCATTCAATGGTTACTTCTCCAAGATGCCATGGCTTGCAATCCCTTTCTCTGATTCAGAGGCACGCAAGCGCTTAGATGAGCCGTTCAGTGTGATGGGAATACCTCACCTCGTGCTCTTGGATGAAAATGGTAAAGTCTTGACCGAAGAGGGGGTTGAGATTATTCGTGAGTATGGAGAGGAAGGGTACCCTTTCACCCCCGAGAAGATCCAAGAATTAAAAGATTTAGAAGAAAAGGCCAAGAAGGAACAGTCCATCAAAACAATCTTGGTTTCCCGATCTCGTGACTTTGTAGTTACTTCTGATGGAAGTAAG GTGCCGGTGTCCGAACTTGAGGGGAAGACTGTAGGTATATATTTCTCAGCGTCTTCAATCAAGCCATCTGCTGATTTTACTCAAAAACTTGCTGAAGTTTATAGTAAGTTGAAAGAAAATGGGGAGAAATTCGAGGTGGTTATGATATCGCTTGATGATGATGAGGAATCCTTCAGGCAAAGCTTTGGGGCACCATGGTTGGCATTGCCTTTGAAAGACAAGAGCTGTGAGAAATTGGCTAGGTATTTCGAGCTCTTGACCCTTCCCACTGTTGTCATTATCGGGCCAGATGGAAAAACTCTCCACCCTAATGCTGCTGATGCGATTGATGAACACGGGATTGTGGCCTACCCCTTCACCCCCGAAAAATTTGCGGAGCTTaaagaaatagagaaagcaaGTGAGGCAGCACAAACTCTGGAATCAGTTCTGGTTTCAGGGGGTTTAGATTTTGTCCTAGGGAAGGATGGGGCTAAG GTCAAGGTGGCCGACTTGGTGGGGAAGACCATTCTCTTGTACTTCTCAGCCCATTGGTGCCCACCATGCCGTGCTTTCACTCCGAGCCTTGTTGAAGTATATAAGAAGATCAAGGAAAAGGATGATGCATTTGAAGTGATATTTATTTCGAGTGACAGGGACCAAGCCTCCTTTGATGAGTATTATTCGGGAATGCCTTGGTTGGCTCTTCCGTTCAATGATGCTCGGAAATCATCATTAAGTCGCAAATTCAAGGTCCAAGGCATCCCTATGCTTATAGCACTCGGACCAACTGGAAAAACTATTACAAAAGAGGCAAGGAGTCTGGTCATGGGTCATGGGGCGGATGCTTATCCTTTCACTGAGGAGAGGTTGAAGGAGATTGAGGCACAGATTGAGGAGATGGCAAAAGGGTGGCCGGAGAAACTGAAAGATGAACGGCATGAGGAGCATGAGCTGGTGCTCACTCGTCGCAGTAATTATGTCTGTGATGCATGCAAGGAAAACGGACAAGTCTGGTCATTTTACTGTGAAGAATGTGACTTTGATCTACATCCCAAATGTGCCCTGGAGAAAGAAACCAAAGCTGATGCAAAAGAAGGTTGGGTCTGTGATGGGGAGGTCTGCACTAGAGCTTCATGA